The Juglans regia cultivar Chandler chromosome 11, Walnut 2.0, whole genome shotgun sequence genome contains the following window.
TGCTGCCTCGTCTTTCATGCTGTTCAAACAGATCGAATTCGAGGATGAGCTTGTATAACCAGACATTCAACAAAGTCAAGCAGTTACGTATACTAACCAATTAgccttataattaattagacacGCGAAACACTGCATGCCAGAGCTAGCGTAGGAAAACTTACGGGACAACAGCGGCATCGGAGATGTTAGGATGGGCGATCAGCATTGCTTCGAGCTCGGCGGGGGCTACTTGGAACCCTTTGTACTTTATCAATTCCTTCAATCTGTCAACAATAAAGAGTTCGTCATCACCGTCGATGTATCCAATATCGCCGGTGTACAACCATCCGTCTTTGTCTATGGTCCTCTCCGTAGCCTCCGGGTCATTAAGATAACCTGACCAAAATTTTAATGGTTTAGTTATTAACATGCTTTTccccataaaataaaaaataaaaaaaacctttctaattaattttaactCTCCATGAAATTGATAAGCCAAACTTTGAGATTATCCTGATTTTTTAGTGCCTAATTATTCTCAAAATGTGTTGTTTCAATAGTAATTATAAAGTATTTCGGGAGTAAAGACACTTGgcattttaattatataacatatagtaATAGAGTGAAATTACTGCCACGTCGTTTGTATTTCGAAATTACCTACTAATTCTTTTACTTCCACAATCAATGTAAACTCAACAAAAGGGTCGACGCTAAAGATTTTATGGCAAGTGGGAACCCATTATATGAAAACCAACGAAGGTGGAAATGAATTCCTAGTTCATTAGAAATAGAAATCCGTAGCTGCCAATGAAAAAAAGTATCATTTGGTGAAAGTGGGTGGCCGGTTCCCCGCATGATGAAGACAATGCGCGCAAGCAATCAGCATCGTCCACATCCCGGTCGGTGTACTGGCTTCAATTATTTCTTGCCCCTTCCGTAATGCTGGGGACTACTGTCTACTTCCCATTTCTCATTGGGCGATTGAATTTCCCAGTTCTCCATTGTTAACATCGATccacatattaaatattttaatttgccTTGTTTATGACACCAAGCAACCATCTAAACATAATGTACCGGACGGTCCAAGTACTAattccatatattaattaaggcCTATATATTACTAGGTCAATAATAAGGGTGGGTTTTTGTTGGGATATTTAATAACATAACAGAGATCTAGCTAAAATCTATgaacatgatatataatatatatatatatatttatataatgcaGGCGGGGCGAGGAAATTAATGTATTATACCTTTCATGATCTGGCTACCTCTGATGCAAATCTCTCCGGCTTGATTTCGGGGAAGCGAAGCACCAGTCTCAGGATCAACGATCTTCATCTCGGCATTTCTTACGACGGTCCCACACGCCCCAGATTTAATCTCGAAGGGTTCCTTAGCAAAAGCCAGACACATTGCCAGCACTGGTCCAGCCTCAGTCATCCCATAGCCCTGCATTCACAATTTTCGTGGACAAATACACACCCATTATTTCTTTGGTGGCCCAAATTGACCACGACCATTTCTCTATTTAATTTATgtctaatataaatatatatataatacaacaGATATCTTAATTGTTATGTGGAACGCAGGCCGGtttttttggtaagaaaaaatatgTAGGCCTGATCACATTGATGGCCACTGGCGTGATCTCTTCTTCACCACTTTAATAATTAGCAACGTCGCGCGCAACCGTTATTGGTGTGCAGCTTTTTTCAcacgctttatatatatatatatatatatatatatatatatatatatatatattcaagcaACAACATGTATATATTAACATACGGAGGAAAATGAGCTCCCATGCATGATTAATTAAACTCCTTCAATTCGTCGACTAGATGatctcaaaattataaataaaatcaatttaatttcaaGCATATTCTTATACGTACTGAGATTACGCCCAAATACGGTCGAAAATGAACTAGTTGCCATGATTATGTAGTAaggactagctagctaggagtaCTTGTAATTGGTAAATTATGAATTCAACTACCTGTCCAAGTTTGGCATTAGGAAGCTTAATTCTGACCGCATCCTCTAGCTCCTTCCCCATCGGTGCAGCTCCTGACATCACTGTTCGGATCGACGACACGTCGTAATTATGGACGTCGGGACTCTTCGCTATCGCCAAGACAATCGGTGGAACAAAAGGTGCCACCGTAATCTTGTATTTCTGAACCAACTCCAGCAATTTTACAATCTCgaacttttgcataagtagAATTGCTGCTCCAACACGAAGACCGCAGAGGAAAACTGAATTTAACGAATAGATATGGAACAGCGGCAATACGCACAGTATCACGTCCTCACTATGAAAGTACAAGTTGGGGTTTTCACCGTCGACCTGTTGTGCCACGCTCGTGACCAATCCCTTGTGCGTCAACATAACCCCTTTGGGAAGCCCTGTTGTCCCTGACGAATAAGGAAGCGCCAAGACATCGTCCGGGTTTATTTTCACGGCCGGAATATCTTTCTCGTCGGCCTGTGTCAGCTCAGAGAAATGCAACAACCCCTCCGGCGCAGAGTCAATGCACACGATCTTCACGTCGTTTTCTTTTGCGTAGTCTTTCACCTTGTCAACGTACGCAGCTTGAGTAATAAGGAGTTTAGAGTTTGATGCCAGTGCTTGTTTTGCAATCTCAGCTGGCATGTAAAATGGGTTAGCGGTCGTTATCACTGCGCCGATGTACGAGGCACCGAGGAATGCGAACATGAATTCGGGACAGTTTTGGAGCAAAAGCATGATCACGTCTCCCTGTTTGATGCCCTGCTTGTCGAGGCCGGAAGCAACTTTACGTGATGTGAGCTCCACCTCTGCGTAAGTGTACGTGACACCGTTGGCGCCATTGATAATACAAGGACGGTCTTTGAACTGCGATAAGTTCTCGAAGCAGTAAGtatgaagtgggaggtgcttgGGGATGTAAATATCAGGGAGCTTTGACCGGAAAATGAATTCTTGGTGGTCTTGGTGGGGCTCCATCGGTGTTTGGCTTTTGGGAAAGGGAGATCAGAGGGTTTccagggagagaaagagagggtaAAGGTTTGGTTCGAGCTCGATTTTCTTGTGGGGGGGGTGTTTCCCTGGTTTGGTTTGAGTTTGGATTGGGAGGTAATATACTGCAGGTAGGTGATGGCAGGGGGGAGATGATGTCAAGGGGCAGAACAGTAAGAACGAGGACCCAAAAGCAGGAGTTAAACTAACAGCACAATCGAAAAAGGTCTTTGAAAGACCCATGTGAGGTTTGACACGTAGCTATCTTTATAGCTAGTCAAAGTTTCCTGGCTGATTTTGCAGTTTTGCCATGGAAATAGAAAATGGGTATTCCTTGCGATTGGTTGGTTGTGCATAGTCATACGCAACACTATATTGCGAGGGTAATCTTATCTTCATTGACTGGGACTCGGGGTTGGTGAGGGATATATATGGGAATTGGGTGGCGGGAGATAATTTAGGAATATAGAAATATACAGGACAGGAAGAGGTCATTGAATTTGACTGGAAGCCGAAAACACGTAAGGTTTTGCACCTAACACAAGAGGATCGAGGAGGGGGGAGGCACTCTGGCAGGCAGGTTGTGCGCAGTGGACTCACCCACATGACCATTCACCTACTACAGTCTACATACAACTGCCGCGCGAGGAGTGCTGTACTTGATTTCACGCGGCTTTCTGCGATGGAGCCTCGAGTCTCGACTGCCGACCCCATGGCATCATTCTCCACCtactctcttttttgttttgttttgggctCGGGCGCTAAGCCTCCCAGATTAGGCtaatttgttttgaagtttaaaatttaaaattttaaaaaattttattttattattataatttttttaaatttttatataaaataaaataaataattcaattttttaaaattttaaaataaaaataatatcaaaaaatatattctaacaatatgttatttaactttttaattttaatctcaactcatttcatcttatctcatctccaTGTCTACATTTTTATTTGCAAtactcattttgttaattttcttttgaaattttatgattttcagtaTATCAATAACTAAGAtgtgaataaataaatttttttaaattttttttagtatatttacCATTTTCCTTCACTAATTTGATTCTGTTCAGCAAATATATCATAAGCATTCATTCAAGCTGAGAATAAAGTAGAGAGATTAGTATTTATTGATTTTCAATTATCAAGTTAAACTATGAATGcaatataatatctatctttaCACGTGAAATTGTAGAATTGTCACGAAAAAATAGAAATGTTAACATCATGTTTTGCACATTTTTAGGCCAAGTTTCGATAACTCAGGTCTTTGAAAACGAGCCCAGCACAAAGTAAAAAAGATTGCGACTTTGAGAGGGCAATCTAGGAGCTAGGTAACTTCTTATacaaaagttaataaatattcttggagagtagtaaataagtaagagagtttaAGAATcatagagatatttttataccCGGGATTTGCTATTTCTACTACAGGCCTAATGAGCATATAATGCATGATGCCATGAAGTACGTGTTCCCTGTACAATTTCTTGTGTCAGAGTTTTTAAATGCAGCGTGATTTTTCGACAACGTCATTATTGTAGCGTGTTGTCCGggtgataaaattatttatgcagCGTGATTATCCGATCTCTTTTTCTTACTCTATCTCCCTTCTGGTCTGTTCGTCTCCTTTTTGTGAGTTGGTCAATGACTCCCCATATATTATGTCTGCTTTACGGACAGACACTCGAGAACTAGATATTACATGAGAGGGTCTGTGATCGACGAGTATCATCCTTTACAGCACCATTCCTCCTACAAATTGTGTACAAGGAGCTTTCTCATAGATTGGATTAAGGGCTCATTACTCCTAGCCGGACTTGGGCCTCTTGGACTTTAGCCTTACAAGAAGATTTGCTTTTAAGTTGGGCAAGGAAATTCCTCTTCGAACCTATATTAAAGTGTCGCTTGTTCACGTGTTTTGtagaaaaacatttatataatcCTAAAATACGTAAGTTCTACAAATTATAATCGAAAAAATGGACGACTTAGttaaaaagaaataactttTACTTTTTCTAAACAAATACTGAAAAATTTTCCgcttaaaattgtatataatattgctattttttcaattattttagaatGCCCACAACAACAACGGCATTTCTCCGTAGTTTTTTCTTCATCAGTAACgttgatgtttattttgaatCTTAGATAGATGCATGTTCGGGAAACGGTGGTAACAAATTAAGCAATTACGTGTGTTAATTTGAGATTCCATTTCGGaggcgggaaaaaaaaaacaataaaattattacattttgaCAAACGGTGATTTTtgctgtttttttgtttttggtcattttatcCTATACACTCTGCATGATGAGTAATAATAAACACACAACACATtacataacaatattataaaatgaaaatatttttgtagaattatgttacttttatgagatgttttacaaaaatacctcttatttaaaatatatttgtataagatgttgtaaaaaatattgtgtataaattatttttcttcaagtttATCTATTTgttgttaaaattttttttatcaattgacaacaccttaattttttattaagagaaTTAAGAATCGAAATCTTTGGCTAGGTAGGGTCTACTTCCACCAAACTCCAACCAACTAAATTTCTACCTAAACAAATTCCAAATGCATAAGTTTagtatacattttttataaaaatatgaattctattataaagaaatgtaaaaagttcacttttttttttgggtagagtctatatttttataaaaaatttatatatttaaaatttataaataatattattcagatTAATAATTCTTCACAATGGTctaaagagagaaagaaaaaaaaacaaacgaagaaaaattattattattaattttatagtacgaaaaatgattattaaaatgCTGGAAGTTGTCATCCTAAACAGTAAACACTCATGCGTCATGGCTGTCGATAATCCGGAAGGAAATGGAGGAGATACATATGGATTCATCCGGAACccaaccaccaccattagctggCTAGCCCCTAGCCAAGCCACCAAAAGATACGAAGAATCACTTTCAGCTTCCCAACGTTCCAAGATTgaatagaaattatatttacagttaaataagatattatgtatataatcttattgataaataaaaataaaataagaaaaaatataattttaaaaaatatattattataattttaattttttttaaatataattatatgtatttatatgaataatctctatttaaaaattaaatgtagGCTAACTCGTAAACAAATAACActaaacaacaatttttttggtttgagaTTCATTTGTTTTAAGTGTTATTtgattatcaaataatttcatatttattattttttagttatattttaaaagatgaaaggatttgtttaccaataaaaaatttaagagaaaattatatttcaaatataactaaaaatttatttatcaaaaaagaaatgatatttatcattcccacaccacacactaatatttgatttatcatttttatcattcaacttaaacatatatatttacacattaatatgtgtttatttaaatagaaagataaaaatgacaaatcaatTATTATTGTATAGTGTGTGGaataataagtataatttttataaatttaaaccCATACAAAAAACTATTCGACTCCAATTAAAATAAGACTTATGGCTCGTTTGAATATTTAGAACATTTgtgaatatttgtgaatagcagttaaatagtttgagtaatgatgttttattgttttttgagaaatgagagataaaaatttgaataaaaatattataaagttaaaaaattgtttgaatataattttttaatataatttttgttttaaaatttaaaaaaaatgttattattttttgtattttgtttgagagtttggaaaaattataatgattaaatgaaaaattaaaacttttgaaattaaaaatattttatgtttaaatgatatttaaaaaagaaatatctggaaatacttaaatatatctaaaaatacttgagaatactGAGTACTTTATTTTGAGACACATCCATGAacaaataaaattgagaaataatagagTTACAAcctctttataatttttctataattctcaaataaaatgttgaaatatttattttaattttcattttgatttgatgagtttgaatttaaaaaataaatattatttattgataaattgtatacaaaatataaatggaTTGTAACTCTATGATTGCTCAAATTTAGCCATCCACTCCTTATTCAAAACTTGTTTTAGCTTTTAAGAGCATTCttattggcttggccaaattcatcatcaaaatttagtcaatataatatttttttacatttatttattccatttaaattcaacccCCACGTTAGATTATCCATTCACtttctatttaataataaaatattattaatttactctttttttatttaatttatttttatcacattttgtatctctaccaattaaatgttaataataattatattctaattaaattaatattaaaaaattatattttcaaaagtcatttaatgctaataaaaaaaaattgattaaactcatttaaaattctatctaaattttttaattacaaacaaaataatatttttgtttggagtgagaaactaatattttaatgtttgtttagagtgagaaattagtattttaatatttggtgaatcaattgtagttctccatatttggccaaccactatagcaaaagtctaaattattttaaatttatctaattcaatatgagatgtttttgacatcaattatgtaaattttagccAACCTCCTCATTTGGCCAAACCAATGTGGATGCTCTAACAGGATccgaaagaaaaatataacaatCTCACCTACCACCAATTCGTTTTGATGAGTGTCCACACACACGACCCTGGTttttctctgtgttttttttctttctcatttttttttgagaaatactatTTTGACAACTAATTTTGACACCTCATTGAGTATTAGATACAAGCGAGTTCATGCATTAAATCACGTATCAACgcttatatgattttttttattgaatagaaaaataaaagaagaaaaattatgagAGAATAAGAAGATCCTCTATCtcacaaaaatcattttcattttcaattcgtATCGTTTTGTTAAATGGATACCTTACATATCAATATCGGTGCGCAGTTTAATATACAAATTTGATTGCAAGAAGATTTGTTTTACCTCATTTTGACacctatattttaatttttttaattaataattaagaaagtaattgttTTCACCTACcaccaatttttttatatttgttaaaaatgtttaaaaataataaaaaaatatgaataaaaaattaaaaaatatatgaagatgaaTTTGTGTTACTGGTACCCCAGCTGTCAATATGGATGGCAGCCTagcacttatttatttatttatttatttatttatttatttattttacatctcATCAGTACAGCACGCCAAGTGACCCATATTGCCACGTCctcacatatgttttatttcacaaaaatattggTGAATTAGTGGACCACACGCTTCTAACTTTGCTGGTAGTTGTTGTCAATGCCCGACCCCATGTCACGAAAAGGCAAAGGCAGATTGCTCTCAACGACAATTTACAAAGAATTCCACTTTCTAGTTTATCGTTTCTCccaacaaaataaaaggaaaaaaaggtcCTTCTTCTAGCTATTTACCTGTATTGCTGTACAAATTAACAACCCGCCttctcatatgaaaaaatgCCGTAACACATTCAACAAAAAGTTACCTGTTTGCATGCATTTAAGCCACTGCGTGCATGGGTTGATTAGGTCAATTTTCAAGTAATGTTCAGCCACGTTGTAAACATTAATGGGTTTATCACATCATTGCGTACCATTTTTAGGTGGTGAATATCAGatacagaaaatgaaaatgatatattatatattatctgcCCTAAAATTAAGTATAGAATGAAACCTAGGAAACACatcaataaaagagaaatttatCTATGTGGTAGCAGTTAGAGGCTAGCCATCTTgatgcatgcatatacatatatattttcccgACTCCAACCACTCCTAGTCAATCTtggaaatttgaattaaaaaaaaagaaaaaaaactcaaccaaaCATTGTCAAGTTGATTTGGATGGGACctaaaaatatgaacattttctatattatatgttgattcttatttttatctccAAATGTTTCATAAGCATTGCAATTGATAATTAATCTCagcacattaattttctaaacaaaccaaatatatatcatGGTCTAAATTATAGTCAATTAAACGGAGTATTTTCGACACGCGACACGTGggatctgatctctctctctctctctaataaaatattagaactaTTCCCATGATCTGGTCATATTGGGGTTTCTTTGAAAGGGATATTTCCCTTTGTTTATCATACACGTTTTTAGACTTGTACTAGTGGCCTTCAAGTTGCAAGGATTATGGACAATTGACCTTGTGATGATCTTCTCCCATTAGAAAATAGTCTCGAAtttcttctgtttttctttttgggttttattatTCACGGAGGCTATAAAGGTTAAACCATAACCGACAACATTTATGGAATATCTTAATGAGTATGGGGTTTTTTACGTAAGGGAATGCGATCATTTGTAATTTGCTAatggttaattatatatacaaggtCATGAAGACCATTTTTGTTTCACTCGAAATAGATACTATCCATTTAATCAAAAATATATCaatcattattacaattttatccagtttccacaaaaaaatataataatcaattcaacttttcaaatcttaaaataataataataataaataatattataacaatattttatttaactttcatctcaactcactattcaaacggcaccttaatcaatatataatacatttttttttcaatatataatacCTATATGTAaccaatatataaatttgaaggaaaatagattcactatttttttagtttctattttaaGTAATACTATACACCACTCTCATCTCACTTACATCCTATCCGCATCTTATATAGtgtgatgaaaataagaaagtagtgtgatgtataaatttttttttattttttattataagtctTTCAAAATTCATTAATATCTTGCTTGGATAATTTTTCAATACAATTGGTGGATTCAGTTTGTTAAGTGATTCGAGACCCAACAAGAAAAGGCGCCGAAAAATACTTTTATCATTCACAGGCCACAAGGCCAGACTTCGGCGATTTTTCATTGAACGGTGGTGTATTGGAGGAATTATGGGCATCAGCCCGTAGCCGCAGCACACCTGCgtgctgtgttttttttttttttttacactcaattcAGTGGAGTGTGTGATAAATAGTAggctgatgtaaatattttttcggTATATTGTGTTGTCCCGACTCTCAATTATTGTGTTGTCTCTAAGATAGATGGGCCGGCCCACCAAGAAAATCATGTTATTTTATCGAAGAAAACGTTCCGTGTACACTTTGTTCTTAACTAATGAACAAGGTGAAGGAATTAAAGAAGTTAGGCCCTCCGTCCTAAAGGTTCATAAATACtcgaataatttattttaacatatgATTTGGTCCCTGAACTAACTTCGATCTTCGAACCAGACAACCCCTATTGGGCCGGTTTCAATAAAGGTTATCTTGGAATTAAAGCACCCCGTCATATTTATCTCGCCCTTGACGCAGGCCAGATGTCTTGATCCGATTATCACAGATTAATGGGCGTACAACATTAATCACAGGAAAAGCCCATAATCTATGCGTTTAGAACAAGAAGTTCGTGCAATCGATGCACGGGCCCCGTTACTGAATTGGTTCTGAGACCAAAACCCAAGCACTGCGATTAATAGTGATTGAGAATACCTTGGAAGCGGTCATCTATTAAAGTGAGAAAAGCAGCCCTCCATTAACATGGCGACATGTAGGTGATTTATTGTGTTTATTCTATATATGCATACACCCAACCAGAGAATCCATACACCTCTTCCTCACTCATTCGTTTTCCGTGCCTCCCTCCTCATTTCTTCCACTCCATCCTGGACGAAATCAAGATCTCAACAAACCCATCCTGCACGGCGCGAGACCCAAACGGTGGCGATTACAACTAGCACTCTCTCTTtgatctcctctctctctctctcatgccaAACATAAACCCTAAACTCATCTGCTTGTTTGTTGCAGAGCACCACCACACCGACTTTAGAAGAGAGAGAATGCAGAGAAAAGATTGAATATATAGCCagagaaatacatttaaaataaaattaatgggATGATAATTCACATGAAATTGACCTTTTGTCGAGGAAGAAAGGTAACAAATTCATGAAAGAATGCACATAGAAGGGAGACATCTCGTTGGATCTAATTTTTGCGAAAAAACAATTAGGTAAGATCAGGTCAGAGAAAAACCCGGAATGGCATTTCGAATCGATGTTTGAATGTCTTCTTAAACACAAAAGGACCATAAAAggatataaattcaaaatatgttgAAGACGCATATAGTCATAAACTCCCCCGCATATGAAGTATCATagaagagagaatgaaaatggttaagatgagaAGGACAAATGCTTTAGGGGGAGAGGGTGGGTTGGGGGAGCTAGTGGACTTTAACGTTACCAGTTCCTTCCCAAGTTCAATAGCAGCTTCTTGGTAACTAGCTTTCTTCCTTGAACTGCTCCCACATAACACACAAATCCTCTCGActctcgactctctctctctctctctctctcgggatAATGATCTGTCTAGAAAGAAGAAGGTTGAAAGTATTGGCGGGCTGGAAGTGCTGGGAGACCAAGATGAAATGAGACCTCAGCTTGGAAACCCAATTTCTGTGAATTATTTGTGGTGATTCTGTGATGAGGTCTAACTAATTTATTGTGTTTTTACCTACTGTCGTCGTGTGAATAGAGGGCTGCTCTTCTCACTTTAATAGTCTAACCACTTCGCAGCGGAACTGATAATGATTTGGACATCCTAATCTGGCTTATGCGATTGATTTATCACCTAATA
Protein-coding sequences here:
- the LOC108998879 gene encoding 4-coumarate--CoA ligase 2-like, producing MEPHQDHQEFIFRSKLPDIYIPKHLPLHTYCFENLSQFKDRPCIINGANGVTYTYAEVELTSRKVASGLDKQGIKQGDVIMLLLQNCPEFMFAFLGASYIGAVITTANPFYMPAEIAKQALASNSKLLITQAAYVDKVKDYAKENDVKIVCIDSAPEGLLHFSELTQADEKDIPAVKINPDDVLALPYSSGTTGLPKGVMLTHKGLVTSVAQQVDGENPNLYFHSEDVILCVLPLFHIYSLNSVFLCGLRVGAAILLMQKFEIVKLLELVQKYKITVAPFVPPIVLAIAKSPDVHNYDVSSIRTVMSGAAPMGKELEDAVRIKLPNAKLGQGYGMTEAGPVLAMCLAFAKEPFEIKSGACGTVVRNAEMKIVDPETGASLPRNQAGEICIRGSQIMKGYLNDPEATERTIDKDGWLYTGDIGYIDGDDELFIVDRLKELIKYKGFQVAPAELEAMLIAHPNISDAAVVPMKDEAAGELPVAFVVKSNGSKISEDDIKQYISRQVVFYKRINRVFFTDAIPKAPSGKILRKDLRARLAADLEN